In Congzhengia minquanensis, a genomic segment contains:
- a CDS encoding stalk domain-containing protein produces the protein MIKKIVISLLLVFINIATIITVSYALSKKQYIANEVNFRVIVNGEEKKFQLPVVTIDDSTYLPVREFCGTIGYSVDWHEESEVVSMYSKKNLIFTDNISEGHEGTLDNGRKYIFYGTDAKDYSLNDYVENKHVQYKYTYNKRITSTTIKEIAEEIQLFFQYESNYAEIPLIVSYDSESNSLIFYNDFTTSHLGGTSILVMNCSDGFLSMYSNGVR, from the coding sequence AAAAATAGTTATTTCATTGTTATTGGTATTTATAAACATAGCAACTATCATAACAGTTAGCTATGCGCTATCTAAAAAGCAATATATAGCAAATGAGGTTAATTTTAGAGTTATAGTTAATGGAGAAGAGAAAAAATTTCAATTGCCTGTTGTTACAATAGATGATTCAACGTATTTGCCTGTTCGTGAATTTTGCGGCACCATTGGTTATTCTGTTGATTGGCATGAGGAAAGTGAAGTGGTTTCTATGTATTCAAAAAAAAATCTAATTTTTACCGATAACATATCCGAAGGCCACGAAGGAACATTGGATAATGGTAGAAAATATATTTTTTACGGTACAGATGCTAAAGACTATTCACTTAACGATTATGTTGAAAATAAACATGTGCAGTATAAATATACATATAATAAAAGAATAACTTCGACAACAATAAAAGAAATAGCAGAAGAAATACAGTTATTTTTTCAATATGAATCCAATTATGCAGAAATACCACTGATTGTTTCATATGATTCTGAATCTAATTCTTTAATTTTCTATAATGATTTCACTACTTCGCATCTTGGCGGAACAAGCATTTTAGTCATGAATTGTTCAGATGGATTTTTATCAATGTATAGTAATGGTGTGCGTTAA